A stretch of the Phycodurus eques isolate BA_2022a chromosome 15, UOR_Pequ_1.1, whole genome shotgun sequence genome encodes the following:
- the LOC133414236 gene encoding gastrula zinc finger protein XlCGF57.1-like isoform X2 gives MDIPHMNMKEPEHPQEEEPSQIKAEVESVHPHFKEEEEECPYIKEEEGQPYIKNEKEPEHPHKEMEDLPHMKNKAVLDSPHIKEEEEEPPYIKKEYNITSMQSIGVPLQSKDEDKGQSEAIRGTKPPSSRSSTQNMTTEVDGNYSGGSQADSLLAPLSDSDETTSHTHDDDVYNDEENSKSDTTCHIDNKHWECSQCGKTLSSKSNLKVHMRTHAGEKPFACSICGKKFSSKAYLKIHTRSHTGENPFTCSVCGQTFYLEVNLIKHTRTHTGEKPFACTVCGKFFSERGSLKTHTRIHTGEKPFVCSFCGLTFSQKQNLKKHTQTHTGEKPFSCSACGQRFSQKGTLKIHLRTHTGEKPFVCSFCGKRYSGKGSLKEHTRTHTGEKPFTCSVCGQQFSVKRKLSIHTITHTEEEPFACAVCGKRFTRKGSLNAHTRRTHSGAKLFSCSFCGQRFSQKGTLTIHTRIHTGEKPFACSVCGQRFAQKGRLTRHSRTHTGEKPFACSVCGQRFSLKANLRSHSRTHTGDKPFACSDCGQRFSDTGSLGRHKRMHTGERPFTCSVCGKRFSHKVTLKNHTKTHTGEKPFACSVCGQRFSQKGTLTLHTRTHTGEKPFACSVCGQRFTQKGHLRCHIRAHTAEKPFSCSLCGQRFFQKQQVKGHKCVGENSSDQ, from the coding sequence ATGGATATCCCTCACATGAACATGAAAGAACCAGAGCACCCACAGGAGGAAGAACCCTCTCAGATTAAAGCAGAGGTGGAGTCAGTGCATCCTCActtcaaagaggaggaggaagagtgcCCATACATTAAAGAGGAGGAAGGGCAGCCTTACATTAAAAACGAGAAGGAGCCAGAGCACCCTCACAAAGAGATGGAAGACCTTCctcacatgaaaaataaagcagTGCTGGACTCCCCACACattaaagaagaggaggaagagcccCCATACATTAAAAAGGAGTATAATATCACCAGTATGCAATCGATAGGCGTTCCTTTGCAGAGTAAAGATGAAGATAAAGGTCAAAGTGAGGCGATCAGAGGTACAAAGCCTCCAAGCAGTAGAAGCTCAACTCaaaacatgacaacagaagTTGATGGAAACTACTCTGGAGGATCACAGGCAGAcagcctcttagctccactatcagatagtgatGAGACAACATCACATACTCACGATGATGATGTTTATAATGATGAAGAAAACTCTAAAAGTGATACGACATGTCACATTGACAACAAACACTGggaatgttctcagtgtgggaaaacattaAGTTCAAAGTCTAATTTGAAAGTACACATGAGGACACACGCtggtgaaaaaccttttgcctgctcaatttgtggtaaaAAATTCTCTTCAAAAGCATatctaaaaatacacacaaggtcacacactggtgagaatcCTTTTACGTGCTCTGTTTGTGGTCAAACATTCTATCTGGAGGTAAACTTGATAAAACATActagaacccacactggagagaaaccttttgcctgcacaGTTTGCGGTAAATTTTTCTCTGAAAGGGGaagcttaaaaacacacacaagaatacacactggtgagaaaccttttgtctgctcattTTGTGGTCTAACATTCTCTCAgaaacaaaacttaaaaaagCATACTCaaacccacactggagagaaacctttttcctgctcagcctgtggccaaagattctctcagaaggggaccttaaaaatacatttaagaacacacactggagagaaaccttttgtctgctcattttgtggtaaaagataTTCTGGAAAGGGAAGCTTAAAAGAACACACTAGAACGCACACTGGGGAAAAACCTtttacctgctcagtttgtggtcaacaaTTTTCTGTAAAGAGAAAATTAAGCAtacacacaataacacacacCGAGGAGGAGCCTTTTGCTTGcgcagtttgtggtaaaagattcacgCGCAAGGGAAgcttaaatgcacacacaagaaGAACACACTCTGGTGCAAAACTTTTTTCCTGCTcattttgtggccaaagattctctcagaaagGAACGTTGACAATACACACAAGaatccacactggtgagaagccttttgcctgttcagtttgtggccaaagattcgcTCAAAAGGGAAGGTTAACAAGACattcaagaacacacactggagagaaaccttttgcatgctcagtttgcggtcaaagattctctctgAAGGCAAACTTAAGAAGTCactcaagaacacacactggagacaaaccttttgcctgctcagattgtggtcaaCGATTCTCTGACACGGGAAGTTTAGGAAGACACAAAAGAATGCACACTGGAGAAAGACCTTTcacctgttcagtttgtggcaaAAGATTCTCTcataaagtaaccttaaaaaatcacacaaaaacacacacgggagaaaaaccctttgcctgctcagtttgtggacAAAGATTTTCTCAGAAAGGCACCTTGacattacacacaagaacccacactggtgagaaaccttttgcctgctcagtttgtgggcaaCGATTCACTCAAAAGGGACACTTAAGATGTCACATACGAGCACACACTGcggagaaacctttttcctgctcactttgtggccaaagattctttCAGAAGCAACAGGTTAAGGGACACAAATGTGTTGGTGAGAATAGCAGTGATCAATGA
- the LOC133414236 gene encoding oocyte zinc finger protein XlCOF6-like isoform X1, which produces MCSRRTEEYEEELCGTEEEDERHCQPLNAVFKKPRVGLHTADISEKYLRPEQQEMDIPHMNMKEPEHPQEEEPSQIKAEVESVHPHFKEEEEECPYIKEEEGQPYIKNEKEPEHPHKEMEDLPHMKNKAVLDSPHIKEEEEEPPYIKKEYNITSMQSIGVPLQSKDEDKGQSEAIRGTKPPSSRSSTQNMTTEVDGNYSGGSQADSLLAPLSDSDETTSHTHDDDVYNDEENSKSDTTCHIDNKHWECSQCGKTLSSKSNLKVHMRTHAGEKPFACSICGKKFSSKAYLKIHTRSHTGENPFTCSVCGQTFYLEVNLIKHTRTHTGEKPFACTVCGKFFSERGSLKTHTRIHTGEKPFVCSFCGLTFSQKQNLKKHTQTHTGEKPFSCSACGQRFSQKGTLKIHLRTHTGEKPFVCSFCGKRYSGKGSLKEHTRTHTGEKPFTCSVCGQQFSVKRKLSIHTITHTEEEPFACAVCGKRFTRKGSLNAHTRRTHSGAKLFSCSFCGQRFSQKGTLTIHTRIHTGEKPFACSVCGQRFAQKGRLTRHSRTHTGEKPFACSVCGQRFSLKANLRSHSRTHTGDKPFACSDCGQRFSDTGSLGRHKRMHTGERPFTCSVCGKRFSHKVTLKNHTKTHTGEKPFACSVCGQRFSQKGTLTLHTRTHTGEKPFACSVCGQRFTQKGHLRCHIRAHTAEKPFSCSLCGQRFFQKQQVKGHKCVGENSSDQ; this is translated from the coding sequence ACATCAGTGAAAAATACCTTCGTCCTGAGCAGCAGGAGATGGATATCCCTCACATGAACATGAAAGAACCAGAGCACCCACAGGAGGAAGAACCCTCTCAGATTAAAGCAGAGGTGGAGTCAGTGCATCCTCActtcaaagaggaggaggaagagtgcCCATACATTAAAGAGGAGGAAGGGCAGCCTTACATTAAAAACGAGAAGGAGCCAGAGCACCCTCACAAAGAGATGGAAGACCTTCctcacatgaaaaataaagcagTGCTGGACTCCCCACACattaaagaagaggaggaagagcccCCATACATTAAAAAGGAGTATAATATCACCAGTATGCAATCGATAGGCGTTCCTTTGCAGAGTAAAGATGAAGATAAAGGTCAAAGTGAGGCGATCAGAGGTACAAAGCCTCCAAGCAGTAGAAGCTCAACTCaaaacatgacaacagaagTTGATGGAAACTACTCTGGAGGATCACAGGCAGAcagcctcttagctccactatcagatagtgatGAGACAACATCACATACTCACGATGATGATGTTTATAATGATGAAGAAAACTCTAAAAGTGATACGACATGTCACATTGACAACAAACACTGggaatgttctcagtgtgggaaaacattaAGTTCAAAGTCTAATTTGAAAGTACACATGAGGACACACGCtggtgaaaaaccttttgcctgctcaatttgtggtaaaAAATTCTCTTCAAAAGCATatctaaaaatacacacaaggtcacacactggtgagaatcCTTTTACGTGCTCTGTTTGTGGTCAAACATTCTATCTGGAGGTAAACTTGATAAAACATActagaacccacactggagagaaaccttttgcctgcacaGTTTGCGGTAAATTTTTCTCTGAAAGGGGaagcttaaaaacacacacaagaatacacactggtgagaaaccttttgtctgctcattTTGTGGTCTAACATTCTCTCAgaaacaaaacttaaaaaagCATACTCaaacccacactggagagaaacctttttcctgctcagcctgtggccaaagattctctcagaaggggaccttaaaaatacatttaagaacacacactggagagaaaccttttgtctgctcattttgtggtaaaagataTTCTGGAAAGGGAAGCTTAAAAGAACACACTAGAACGCACACTGGGGAAAAACCTtttacctgctcagtttgtggtcaacaaTTTTCTGTAAAGAGAAAATTAAGCAtacacacaataacacacacCGAGGAGGAGCCTTTTGCTTGcgcagtttgtggtaaaagattcacgCGCAAGGGAAgcttaaatgcacacacaagaaGAACACACTCTGGTGCAAAACTTTTTTCCTGCTcattttgtggccaaagattctctcagaaagGAACGTTGACAATACACACAAGaatccacactggtgagaagccttttgcctgttcagtttgtggccaaagattcgcTCAAAAGGGAAGGTTAACAAGACattcaagaacacacactggagagaaaccttttgcatgctcagtttgcggtcaaagattctctctgAAGGCAAACTTAAGAAGTCactcaagaacacacactggagacaaaccttttgcctgctcagattgtggtcaaCGATTCTCTGACACGGGAAGTTTAGGAAGACACAAAAGAATGCACACTGGAGAAAGACCTTTcacctgttcagtttgtggcaaAAGATTCTCTcataaagtaaccttaaaaaatcacacaaaaacacacacgggagaaaaaccctttgcctgctcagtttgtggacAAAGATTTTCTCAGAAAGGCACCTTGacattacacacaagaacccacactggtgagaaaccttttgcctgctcagtttgtgggcaaCGATTCACTCAAAAGGGACACTTAAGATGTCACATACGAGCACACACTGcggagaaacctttttcctgctcactttgtggccaaagattctttCAGAAGCAACAGGTTAAGGGACACAAATGTGTTGGTGAGAATAGCAGTGATCAATGA